A region from the Medicago truncatula cultivar Jemalong A17 chromosome 6, MtrunA17r5.0-ANR, whole genome shotgun sequence genome encodes:
- the LOC25495400 gene encoding TMV resistance protein N isoform X1, with translation MIIICFALTISFILYCHFLIQQMVKENDSKTIGDSLSPNNPTSDHYFSSVFELIPDLELESEPKRLFLNFSEEDALSSFTSHLLAALQKFRITVFTYDNVLQRGDHISTSLSSAIGESKIFIIVFSKNYANSRRCLDELEIIVNCGRTIGEVVVPVFYHVAPTEVRYQKGEFGISFQSFLNKTSNKVELELSWRAALRRAASIAGFLILNSRNESEDIKRIVDRVVHLFSLKPSSSTPMPSISTGEQSIEQEVFFIIAFRRSRHGRKPILRLDPTSNSVVLDPNPNPVSNPESDPVLDPVVSDPKSDPDPESKLKPERVRIHDVFLSFRGEDTRSSFTSHLYAALKNFGIKVFRDDNELQRGDCISTSLSHAIEQSRISIIVFSKNYADSRWCLNELEKIMKCQRTIGQVVVPVFYHVDPSEVRNQKGEFGRAFESLLNRILNEVELALNWKEALRVAAGLAGFVVLNFRNESDAINDIVENISRLLDKTDLFIANYPVGVESRVRDVIQLLDIQRPNDVVLLGIWGMGGIGKTTLAKAIYNRIGRNFEGRSFLANIREVWEQNVGPVDLQKQLLFDICKETKTKIQNIESGKSILKGRFFHKRVLLILDDVNTFEQLNALCGSRNWLGSGSRIIITSRDMNILRGNRVDQIYKMKEMDGSESIELFSWHAFKQASPREDFAEISRNVVEYSGGLPLALEVLGSHLFELGLAEWKCVLEKIKRIPNDQVQKKLKISYDALNDDTEKEIFLDIACFFIGMDRNDVIHILNGSELFAEIGVSVLVERSLVTVDDRNRLAMHDLLRDMGREIVREKSPKEPEERSRLWFNNDVLDVLSEQTGTKAVEGLALKLPTTDEKCFSTKAFKKMKKLRLLQLAGLQLDGDFEYLSRNVRWLSWNAFPLKCIPSSFYQGNLVSIELVNSNVKHVWEDPQRLEKLKILNLSHSHYLTQTPDFSNMPNLEQLVVTDCPKLSEVSHNIGDLKKILLINLENCIKLQSLPRSIYKLKSLQTLLLSGCLLIDKLEEDLEQMESLTTLVANNTAIKRVPFSILRLKSIGFISLCGYEGFSCEVFPAIISSWMSPTINLPFPFQTSAAMSSLISLHVTSSSSHELSSFSKQLPRLRSLCVDCNSEDQLSLDAKIILDALCATNSKELESTKTTSQESNMTTSKLIQYDNPMSVPGSKHSPKSLLIQMGTNCQVANILKEIILQNIDGNGNGGCFLPSDSYPNWLTYSSEGSSLTFEVPHVEGRNLKTMMCIVYTSTLDNVTSSGLKNMLVINYTKATIQLYKSEALFSFEHEEGQRVVSSIEPGNKVEVVFVFENDFIVKKTTVYLVYDLNAIACNDENERPVKRFSTEDEPTDDFNQKRKKKSRVE, from the exons ATGATCATTATATGTTTTGCTCTCACCATTTCATTCATTCTTTACTGCCATTTTCTCATCCAACAAATGGTGAAGGAAAACGACTCCAAAACCATTGGAGATAGTCTATCACCCAACAATCCTACCTCAGATCATTATTTTTCCTCCG tgTTTGAGCTGATTCCTGATCTGGAATTAGAATCAGAACCAAAACGGCTGTTCCTAAACTTCAGCGAGGAAGATGCTCTTTCTTCCTTCACTTCACATCTCCTTGCTGCTCTTCAAAAGTTTCGAATTACAGTTTTTACATACGATAATGTGCTTCAAAGAGGAGATCACATTTCAACATCATTATCAAGTGCAATCGGAGAGTctaaaatttttataattgttttctcaaaaaattaTGCCAATTCGAGACGGTGTTTGGATGAATTGGAAATAATAGTGAACTGTGGTAGAACCATAGGAGAAGTGGTTGTTCCGGTGTTCTACCATGTAGCCCCTACTGAAGTGCGTTATCAGAAAGGAGAGTTTGGAATatcttttcaaagttttttgaaCAAAACTTCAAACAAGGTGGAATTAGAGCTAAGTTGGAGAGCAGCTCTTCGTCGGGCAGCTAGCATAGCAGGGTTTTTAATACTGAATTCCAG GAATGAAAGTGAGGATATCAAACGCATTGTTGACAGAGTTGTACACTTGTTTAGTTTGAAGCCTTCCTCGTCCACGCCTATGCCTTCCATTTCAACAGGAGAACAATCAATTGAACAAGAAG TCTTTTTTATTATAGCGTTTAGGCGGTCGAGGCATGGACGGAAACCGATTCTCAGATTGGATCCAACTTCGAATTCCGTGGTTTTGGACCCAAACCCTAATCCAGTTTCGAATCCAGAATCTGATCCAGTTTTAGATCCGGTGGTTTCAGACCCAAAATCAGACCCGGATCCAGAATCAAAACTAAAACCGGAACGAGTAAGGATTCACGACGTGTTCTTAAGTTTCAGAGGGGAGGACACTCGTTCTTCATTCACTTCACATCTCTATGCGGCTCTTAAAAATTTTGGAATTAAGGTTTTTAGAGATGATAATGAGCTTCAAAGAGGAGATTGCATTTCAACATCATTATCACACGCAATTGAACAGTCTCGAATTTCTATAATTGTTTTCTCAAAGAATTATGCTGATTCGCGATGGTGTCTGAATGAATTGGAAAAAATAATGAAGTGTCAAAGAACCATTGGGCAAGTGGTTGTTCCAGTGTTCTACCATGTAGATCCCTCTGAAGTGCGCAATCAGAAAGGTGAGTTTGGAAGGGCGTTTGAAAGTCTTTTGAACAGAATTTTAAACGAGGTGGAATTGGCGCTAAATTGGAAAGAGGCTCTTCGTGTGGCAGCAGGCCTTGCAGGATTTGTAGTTTTAAATTTCAG gaatGAAAGTGACGCAATCAATGacattgttgaaaatatttcACGTTTGCTTGACAAAACAGACTTGTTTATTGCTAATTATCCAGTGGGCGTGGAATCTCGGGTACGAGATGTGATTCAGTTGCTAGACATACAGCGACCCAATGATGTTGTACTACTAGGGATATGGGGTATGGGAGGTATTGGTAAAACCACCTTAGCCAAAGCCATATACAACAGAATTGGTCGCAATTTTGAGGGTAGGAGCTTCCTTGCAAATATTAGGGAAGTGTGGGAGCAAAATGTTGGACCGGTTGACTTACAAAAACAACTTCTCTTTGATATTTGCAAAGAAACGAAGACTAAGATACAAAACATTGAGTCAGGGAAAAGTATACTAAAGGGTAGATTCTTCCATAAAAGAGTACTTCTAATACTTGATGATGTGAATACATTTGAACAACTAAATGCATTGTGTGGAAGTCGTAATTGGCTTGGTTCAGGGAGCAGAATAATCATCACAAGTAGAGATATGAACATACTTAGAGGTAATAGAGTTGACCAAATttacaaaatgaaagaaatggacGGAAGCGAATCAATTGAGCTCTTTAGTTGGCATGCATTCAAGCAAGCGAGTCCAAGAGAAGATTTTGCAGAAATTTCAAGAAATGTAGTTGAGTATTCTGGGGGATTGCCACTAGCTCTGGAAGTCCTTGGATCACATTTGTTTGAATTGGGATTAGCAGAGTGGAAGTGTGTattagaaaaaatcaaaagaattcCTAATGATCAAGTTCAAAAGAAGTTAAAAATAAGCTATGATGCTTTAAATGATGACACTGAGAAAGAAATATTCCTTGACATagcttgtttttttattgggaTGGACAGGAATGATGTTATACATATATTAAATGGTAGCGAACTTTTTGCAGAAATTGGAGTAAGTGTCCTTGTTGAGCGAAGCCTTGTAACTGTTGATGATAGGAACAGACTTGCAATGCATGATTTGCTAAGAGATATGGGAAGAGAAATCGTTCGTGAGAAGTCACCAAAAGAGCCCGAGGAGCGTAGCAGGTTGTGGTTTAATAATGACGTGCTGGATGTATTATCAGAACAAACT GGAACAAAAGCTGTTGAGGGACTAGCTTTGAAATTGCCAACAACAGATGAAAAATGCTTTAGTACCAAAGCAttcaagaagatgaaaaaacTCAGACTGCTTCAACTTGCTGGTTTACAACTTGATGGTGATTTTGAATATCTTTCAAGAAATGTGAGATGGCTTTCTTGGAATGCATTTCCTTTAAAATGCATTCCTTCAAGCTTTTATCAGGGGAATTTAGTTTCCATTGAGTTAGTAAACAGCAATGTCAAACATGTGTGGGAAGATCCCCAG AGGCTGGAGAAGCTGAAAATTCTCAATCTTAGTCATTCTCATTATTTGACACAGACCCCAGACTTTTCAAACATGCCTAATCTTGAACAACTAGTAGTCACTGATTGTCCAAAGTTGTCAGAAGTTTCCCATAATATTGGAGATCTGAAAAAAATACTTctaataaatttggagaattgtaTTAAGCTTCAAAGCCTTCCAAGAAGTATTTATAAGTTGAAATCACTACAAACTCTTCTTCTTTCTGGGTGTTTACTGATTGACAAATTGGAAGAAGATTTGGAACAGATGGAATCTTTAACCACCTTGGTTGCAAATAACACTGCAATAAAAAGAGTGCCGTTTTcaattttaaggttaaaaagCATTGGATTTATCTCTTTGTGCGGATATGAAGGATTTTCATGTGAAGTGTTTCCAGCTATCATTTCGTCTTGGATGTCACCAACAATTAACCTCCCATTTCCATTTCAAACATCTGCTGccatgtcatctcttatttctttACACGTAACAAGTAGTAGTTCGCACGAACTATCATCTTTTTCGAAACAACTTCCAAGGCTTCGAAGTCTTTGCGTGGATTGCAATTCTGAAGATCAACTTTCTCTTGATGCAAAAATAATTTTGGATGCTCTATGTGCTACAAATTCTAAAGAATTGGAATCAACTAAAACTACATCACAAGAATCCAATATGACTACTTCTAAACTAATCCAATATGACAACCCAATGTCCGTTCCAGGATCAAAACATTCCCCGAAGTCTCTTTTAATTCAAATGGGAACGAATTGTCAAGTTGCCAATATTCTGAAAGAGATAATTTTACAG AATATCGATGGCAATGGGAATGGTGGTTGTTTCCTCCCCAGCGATAGTTATCCAAATTGGTTAACTTATAGTTCTGAGGGTTCTTCTTTAACTTTTGAAGTTCCTCATGTGGAAGGGCGTAACTTGAAGACAATGATGTGCATTGTGTATACTTCAACTCTGGATAATGTAACATCTAGTGGCCTTAAAAACATGTTAGTGATAAATTACACAAAGGCCACCATTCAGCTCTATAAGAGTGAGGCGTTATTCTCCTTTGAACATGAAGAGGGGCAAAGGGTAGTATCAAGTATAGAACCTGGTAACAAAGTTGAGGTTGTCTTTGTTTTCGAGAATGATTTCATTGTGAAGAAGACAACAGTTTATCTTGTATATGATTTGAATGCAATTGCTTGTAATGATGAAAATGAACGCCCTGTCAAGAGATTCTCTACTGAAGATGAGCCCACTGATGACTTCAatcagaaaagaaagaagaaaagccGAGTTGAATGA
- the LOC25495400 gene encoding TMV resistance protein N isoform X2, with amino-acid sequence MIIICFALTISFILYCHFLIQQMVKENDSKTIGDSLSPNNPTSDHYFSSVFELIPDLELESEPKRLFLNFSEEDALSSFTSHLLAALQKFRITVFTYDNVLQRGDHISTSLSSAIGESKIFIIVFSKNYANSRRCLDELEIIVNCGRTIGEVVVPVFYHVAPTEVRYQKGEFGISFQSFLNKTSNKVELELSWRAALRRAASIAGFLILNSRNESEDIKRIVDRVVHLFSLKPSSSTPMPSISTGEQSIEQEAFRRSRHGRKPILRLDPTSNSVVLDPNPNPVSNPESDPVLDPVVSDPKSDPDPESKLKPERVRIHDVFLSFRGEDTRSSFTSHLYAALKNFGIKVFRDDNELQRGDCISTSLSHAIEQSRISIIVFSKNYADSRWCLNELEKIMKCQRTIGQVVVPVFYHVDPSEVRNQKGEFGRAFESLLNRILNEVELALNWKEALRVAAGLAGFVVLNFRNESDAINDIVENISRLLDKTDLFIANYPVGVESRVRDVIQLLDIQRPNDVVLLGIWGMGGIGKTTLAKAIYNRIGRNFEGRSFLANIREVWEQNVGPVDLQKQLLFDICKETKTKIQNIESGKSILKGRFFHKRVLLILDDVNTFEQLNALCGSRNWLGSGSRIIITSRDMNILRGNRVDQIYKMKEMDGSESIELFSWHAFKQASPREDFAEISRNVVEYSGGLPLALEVLGSHLFELGLAEWKCVLEKIKRIPNDQVQKKLKISYDALNDDTEKEIFLDIACFFIGMDRNDVIHILNGSELFAEIGVSVLVERSLVTVDDRNRLAMHDLLRDMGREIVREKSPKEPEERSRLWFNNDVLDVLSEQTGTKAVEGLALKLPTTDEKCFSTKAFKKMKKLRLLQLAGLQLDGDFEYLSRNVRWLSWNAFPLKCIPSSFYQGNLVSIELVNSNVKHVWEDPQRLEKLKILNLSHSHYLTQTPDFSNMPNLEQLVVTDCPKLSEVSHNIGDLKKILLINLENCIKLQSLPRSIYKLKSLQTLLLSGCLLIDKLEEDLEQMESLTTLVANNTAIKRVPFSILRLKSIGFISLCGYEGFSCEVFPAIISSWMSPTINLPFPFQTSAAMSSLISLHVTSSSSHELSSFSKQLPRLRSLCVDCNSEDQLSLDAKIILDALCATNSKELESTKTTSQESNMTTSKLIQYDNPMSVPGSKHSPKSLLIQMGTNCQVANILKEIILQNIDGNGNGGCFLPSDSYPNWLTYSSEGSSLTFEVPHVEGRNLKTMMCIVYTSTLDNVTSSGLKNMLVINYTKATIQLYKSEALFSFEHEEGQRVVSSIEPGNKVEVVFVFENDFIVKKTTVYLVYDLNAIACNDENERPVKRFSTEDEPTDDFNQKRKKKSRVE; translated from the exons ATGATCATTATATGTTTTGCTCTCACCATTTCATTCATTCTTTACTGCCATTTTCTCATCCAACAAATGGTGAAGGAAAACGACTCCAAAACCATTGGAGATAGTCTATCACCCAACAATCCTACCTCAGATCATTATTTTTCCTCCG tgTTTGAGCTGATTCCTGATCTGGAATTAGAATCAGAACCAAAACGGCTGTTCCTAAACTTCAGCGAGGAAGATGCTCTTTCTTCCTTCACTTCACATCTCCTTGCTGCTCTTCAAAAGTTTCGAATTACAGTTTTTACATACGATAATGTGCTTCAAAGAGGAGATCACATTTCAACATCATTATCAAGTGCAATCGGAGAGTctaaaatttttataattgttttctcaaaaaattaTGCCAATTCGAGACGGTGTTTGGATGAATTGGAAATAATAGTGAACTGTGGTAGAACCATAGGAGAAGTGGTTGTTCCGGTGTTCTACCATGTAGCCCCTACTGAAGTGCGTTATCAGAAAGGAGAGTTTGGAATatcttttcaaagttttttgaaCAAAACTTCAAACAAGGTGGAATTAGAGCTAAGTTGGAGAGCAGCTCTTCGTCGGGCAGCTAGCATAGCAGGGTTTTTAATACTGAATTCCAG GAATGAAAGTGAGGATATCAAACGCATTGTTGACAGAGTTGTACACTTGTTTAGTTTGAAGCCTTCCTCGTCCACGCCTATGCCTTCCATTTCAACAGGAGAACAATCAATTGAACAAGAAG CGTTTAGGCGGTCGAGGCATGGACGGAAACCGATTCTCAGATTGGATCCAACTTCGAATTCCGTGGTTTTGGACCCAAACCCTAATCCAGTTTCGAATCCAGAATCTGATCCAGTTTTAGATCCGGTGGTTTCAGACCCAAAATCAGACCCGGATCCAGAATCAAAACTAAAACCGGAACGAGTAAGGATTCACGACGTGTTCTTAAGTTTCAGAGGGGAGGACACTCGTTCTTCATTCACTTCACATCTCTATGCGGCTCTTAAAAATTTTGGAATTAAGGTTTTTAGAGATGATAATGAGCTTCAAAGAGGAGATTGCATTTCAACATCATTATCACACGCAATTGAACAGTCTCGAATTTCTATAATTGTTTTCTCAAAGAATTATGCTGATTCGCGATGGTGTCTGAATGAATTGGAAAAAATAATGAAGTGTCAAAGAACCATTGGGCAAGTGGTTGTTCCAGTGTTCTACCATGTAGATCCCTCTGAAGTGCGCAATCAGAAAGGTGAGTTTGGAAGGGCGTTTGAAAGTCTTTTGAACAGAATTTTAAACGAGGTGGAATTGGCGCTAAATTGGAAAGAGGCTCTTCGTGTGGCAGCAGGCCTTGCAGGATTTGTAGTTTTAAATTTCAG gaatGAAAGTGACGCAATCAATGacattgttgaaaatatttcACGTTTGCTTGACAAAACAGACTTGTTTATTGCTAATTATCCAGTGGGCGTGGAATCTCGGGTACGAGATGTGATTCAGTTGCTAGACATACAGCGACCCAATGATGTTGTACTACTAGGGATATGGGGTATGGGAGGTATTGGTAAAACCACCTTAGCCAAAGCCATATACAACAGAATTGGTCGCAATTTTGAGGGTAGGAGCTTCCTTGCAAATATTAGGGAAGTGTGGGAGCAAAATGTTGGACCGGTTGACTTACAAAAACAACTTCTCTTTGATATTTGCAAAGAAACGAAGACTAAGATACAAAACATTGAGTCAGGGAAAAGTATACTAAAGGGTAGATTCTTCCATAAAAGAGTACTTCTAATACTTGATGATGTGAATACATTTGAACAACTAAATGCATTGTGTGGAAGTCGTAATTGGCTTGGTTCAGGGAGCAGAATAATCATCACAAGTAGAGATATGAACATACTTAGAGGTAATAGAGTTGACCAAATttacaaaatgaaagaaatggacGGAAGCGAATCAATTGAGCTCTTTAGTTGGCATGCATTCAAGCAAGCGAGTCCAAGAGAAGATTTTGCAGAAATTTCAAGAAATGTAGTTGAGTATTCTGGGGGATTGCCACTAGCTCTGGAAGTCCTTGGATCACATTTGTTTGAATTGGGATTAGCAGAGTGGAAGTGTGTattagaaaaaatcaaaagaattcCTAATGATCAAGTTCAAAAGAAGTTAAAAATAAGCTATGATGCTTTAAATGATGACACTGAGAAAGAAATATTCCTTGACATagcttgtttttttattgggaTGGACAGGAATGATGTTATACATATATTAAATGGTAGCGAACTTTTTGCAGAAATTGGAGTAAGTGTCCTTGTTGAGCGAAGCCTTGTAACTGTTGATGATAGGAACAGACTTGCAATGCATGATTTGCTAAGAGATATGGGAAGAGAAATCGTTCGTGAGAAGTCACCAAAAGAGCCCGAGGAGCGTAGCAGGTTGTGGTTTAATAATGACGTGCTGGATGTATTATCAGAACAAACT GGAACAAAAGCTGTTGAGGGACTAGCTTTGAAATTGCCAACAACAGATGAAAAATGCTTTAGTACCAAAGCAttcaagaagatgaaaaaacTCAGACTGCTTCAACTTGCTGGTTTACAACTTGATGGTGATTTTGAATATCTTTCAAGAAATGTGAGATGGCTTTCTTGGAATGCATTTCCTTTAAAATGCATTCCTTCAAGCTTTTATCAGGGGAATTTAGTTTCCATTGAGTTAGTAAACAGCAATGTCAAACATGTGTGGGAAGATCCCCAG AGGCTGGAGAAGCTGAAAATTCTCAATCTTAGTCATTCTCATTATTTGACACAGACCCCAGACTTTTCAAACATGCCTAATCTTGAACAACTAGTAGTCACTGATTGTCCAAAGTTGTCAGAAGTTTCCCATAATATTGGAGATCTGAAAAAAATACTTctaataaatttggagaattgtaTTAAGCTTCAAAGCCTTCCAAGAAGTATTTATAAGTTGAAATCACTACAAACTCTTCTTCTTTCTGGGTGTTTACTGATTGACAAATTGGAAGAAGATTTGGAACAGATGGAATCTTTAACCACCTTGGTTGCAAATAACACTGCAATAAAAAGAGTGCCGTTTTcaattttaaggttaaaaagCATTGGATTTATCTCTTTGTGCGGATATGAAGGATTTTCATGTGAAGTGTTTCCAGCTATCATTTCGTCTTGGATGTCACCAACAATTAACCTCCCATTTCCATTTCAAACATCTGCTGccatgtcatctcttatttctttACACGTAACAAGTAGTAGTTCGCACGAACTATCATCTTTTTCGAAACAACTTCCAAGGCTTCGAAGTCTTTGCGTGGATTGCAATTCTGAAGATCAACTTTCTCTTGATGCAAAAATAATTTTGGATGCTCTATGTGCTACAAATTCTAAAGAATTGGAATCAACTAAAACTACATCACAAGAATCCAATATGACTACTTCTAAACTAATCCAATATGACAACCCAATGTCCGTTCCAGGATCAAAACATTCCCCGAAGTCTCTTTTAATTCAAATGGGAACGAATTGTCAAGTTGCCAATATTCTGAAAGAGATAATTTTACAG AATATCGATGGCAATGGGAATGGTGGTTGTTTCCTCCCCAGCGATAGTTATCCAAATTGGTTAACTTATAGTTCTGAGGGTTCTTCTTTAACTTTTGAAGTTCCTCATGTGGAAGGGCGTAACTTGAAGACAATGATGTGCATTGTGTATACTTCAACTCTGGATAATGTAACATCTAGTGGCCTTAAAAACATGTTAGTGATAAATTACACAAAGGCCACCATTCAGCTCTATAAGAGTGAGGCGTTATTCTCCTTTGAACATGAAGAGGGGCAAAGGGTAGTATCAAGTATAGAACCTGGTAACAAAGTTGAGGTTGTCTTTGTTTTCGAGAATGATTTCATTGTGAAGAAGACAACAGTTTATCTTGTATATGATTTGAATGCAATTGCTTGTAATGATGAAAATGAACGCCCTGTCAAGAGATTCTCTACTGAAGATGAGCCCACTGATGACTTCAatcagaaaagaaagaagaaaagccGAGTTGAATGA